One Vicia villosa cultivar HV-30 ecotype Madison, WI linkage group LG5, Vvil1.0, whole genome shotgun sequence genomic window, TTTTACATGGGATCAAGAAAGGTAGTTCTGAGAGGGTTTTGTGGGGACTTGCTAGGATTTGGAATAGTTGGGTGCTTGCTAAAATGGTTGTTCTCTTTTAGCCATTGGTTTAGAATAGGTTGTTGACTAGGCATTATCTCCTAAGGCGTCAAATATTGGCTGACTCTAGTAATGTGAGGTGTGTTGTGTGTGCGAGACAGGTGAAGTCGGCTGATCATCTCTTTATTTTTTGTGAGGTTGCTTTAGCCATAAATAAAGAGTTTTTAGGTGGGTAGGTGTCCTGAGCCTTTGCCAAGTTTGATTTTAGGGGTGTTTAAGCTATTTCAGGGTCTTGGCCATGGAAAACAGGTGTTGTTAGGCTCAGTCTCAATCTGGCATTATATGGTGTGGACTATTTGGAAAATGcataacaaagtttttttttgttaggAAAGCCTGATCGTTAATCACTAGATATCTTCGATTAATAACTTGATGTGGAAGTGAGTTCATGCCCATGCTTTGAATTTTGTCGATTCTCTGGTTGACTATGAGTGAGACTCGCTCAAATTGCTAGACATTTAGGGGTGTGTTGGGTGGCCGACTGCCCTCCTTTAGTTCTGTTTCGTGCAAATAGTCGTATCTACCTCCCTTTACAGGTTTGTTGTATCCGGGTTTCAAGATAGTTTGGAAGTTGGGGTGATTGACTTGTGTTTTTTCTTATCTTTGTGGATTTGTTGTTTTACTTTTTCGTATTGTTTTACGACCTAAGCTTTAGTCCAATTTATTGCTCTTGCGCATTTCTAATTCTCTTTtctagttttatatttttttactgTTGTAAATTTTTATAGTAATATATGATTTCACTTTGCTATTAAAACAATTCACTAAGTGaataagattaaaaattaaaagttgaTCATGCTTGAAAATTTAAAAAGAGACTATTGATATTTTCATCAAACAAAAGTATAACCGAAAATTCAACGGAAATAACTAAAGAATTTTTAACAATATAGTAAAACAACTTCTGAGGCTAGCTACAATTGGCATATCCACCACTTGAATGATTCTAGACGTATTACAGCAAGCAAGAAAACGACTTATGATTATATTTACAATGTTATATACATTTatatacataatttcaccacccTCAATAAAAATACAAGCAATGgctttatcaaaaaaaaaaaaaaactcattattTATGATGATTATATTTACAATGTTATATACATTATTTCACCAccatcaaaattaaaaatataagaggtggctttataaaaaaaatataaacaataccATAAAAATTTCAAAAGAACAAGCCCATGAAATTCTATATGaccaagaaaaagaaataaaaaatgtctTTTTCTTTCCCAAATTTCATGGCAATGAATGAAACCTCCTAATTTGATTAAGAAACTGAAAAACAGGCAAAAGACAAGCCCTAATTGTGTTCCCACCAACAAGTCTCCACCATGAAGAAGCCTGTCCCTTAACCCTTTCCCAGAAAGCTACAATGCAGTTTTGGTTTCTTGTAGCCAAAAGTGCTGCAGATTGTAAATAAACCGAAGCTGCACGTTTAACCAACTCGTTCCTTATAGCAATGTTTGAGTCAAAAACATTTCCTTCATATATTGACCACCTTGATGGTGTGCACATAATGTCCTTCAAACTTGTGTAATGTAGATTCTCATTGCTGATGTCTAATGAAGAATTTCTTGGAATTCTTAGTGAGCCACGTGAACTAGTTAGCTCAACCTCTTCTATCTCTAGTTCCATAATTTGTTAACATGAGCCATGTAACGTTGAACTATTAATATTGTGTAGaatttgagaagatgttgttgtgtttgtgtttttgcaaGTTGTGAAAATTTTCAGTTTTGGATGTTATGGAGAATGGAAGATGAGAAGGGGAGTGCATTTATTAAATTTAGGAGGTAGCTATATTAAGTTAATCTTTTATTGTTCATTAGTTTTTGGTGATAGAGAGAGTTTGGTGGATAATTTATTGGTTTTAATATGGGTATCCTAACATGTGGAGACCCTGAAATTTATTGGTCTTAATATGGGTATCATTAAgttattttaccattttttacgaTAAGAAAGAAATTTGTTTATGTGTTCTTTAAAAGTAATTCCTTAATTGTTATAACTTATAACTCTTCACTTATTctctttaataatatttaatctatCTAATAATAACAATAGTTATGATATGAGCTTATAAACTACGTaaatcataaatttttattttcttaatcatTAATATTAAAtctaataacattaataataataataataataataataataataataataataataataataataataataataataataataataataatactttgTGTGTGGTGATGGAGAAGAACAATCAATTGTTCACCAAAAGTACCTAATAAACAAAACTTTTCATCCTCGTGAGTACGATCTAATCCTATAGAAAATACCTCCAAAACAGCGTATCTCACAAATGTGAGCTTGTCATAACACCCAAAAAGGCTAAAGCTTATGGCCATTGCTACCAGCTTAGGGGTGCCACACACTTGTACTTTTTTTTAGCAAGTACGGTGGCGCCCATCGCGGAGCCCTCACAAAACTGACCTGGGCCACACCTTGCATTATCAACACCACTCTGACACTCACCAAAGTATCCAGTCCTAACCCTAATTGTCCCTTATCATGGTTGATAGGAAGGCACAATCTCTCACACAGGCAGATATTGGAGGTAGCAACAATCTGAATGCTATGGCAGATATATACGCCACTATGAATGAGATGCTCCTTCAAAATCAGACTTTGGAGGACAAAGTCATTTACACTCAATAGTTCCAGAAGAAGGCTATCCCCACTTGGAAGATTGAGGTGGTGGATCCCCAGCCCCTCTCAGATGATATATGGGAAGCACATGTTCCCGGTCCTTGACATTAATGTTTGATGGGCATAATGACCCTTACGAGCATGTTTTCATTTAGCACCTCAATCAGAGTGCTTGATTCCCTTAAATGCAAGTTTTCATTTAGCACATTCAAGGACGTAGCCCTACGATGGTACACGACCCTACCCCGAGCTTCCATCGCCAAATACCAAGACCGGGTAAAGAAACTCGAGCACCAATTCGTAGCAAGACGACATAGAAAGATATCCACCATCGACCTTTTTAACATCTATCAATGCCCTTCATAGTTAGTGAGAGAATACCTCACACGTTTTAACAAAGCCACTATAAAAGTTGTCCActcgaataaaaaatatttgtaggAGCCTTTTAGAATGACCTCAAAGCATGGAACTTCAACGAGTCCCTCGCCCAAAGGCCAGGGTTTTCGTTAGAAGAGATGGTCACAAGGACAGAATGTTATATAAAGGACAAGGAGAGTAAGGCCGAGAAGAACAACTGCGATGTGAAAGAACGTGTTCTTAATGCTGAAGGCTCACATCACTCGCGGAAGACAAGCTACACCTCGCCTGTTAGGGATAAGAGAATGATTAAGCAAAATGGACAAGTTGTAGAGAGTTTCACTCCCCTAAACACTCGTCACGAGCACATATGGTGCGGGGTTCTCCACTTACATGATATCTCTACACCTCTAACTCCATAGGTGGATATCGTTATAGGCAGaaccgtctttgagggcgtgcaagacGGACTACCGCACATGGTCTCAAAATTTTCAAGGTTAAACTATTGGTAAATAGGACCTCAAAATTTTTTatcaggttaaattgtgattaaATAAGGCCTCTACCTGTTTTCCCATAGTTAAAGTATATTTAACCTACACAGGACCTCTAAAAACTTAAAACGGCTCTGGTTATGGGACTTGTGTATTAGGAGTGATTTGTAGCCACTAACAAAATTAGCTAATAAGAATCATGTCTGATGAGAGTGGTATACAAATCGAGgtattttgtctaatttaattttgtgttttttataatGGTGTGGAGTTGGTTGTAACTCCGGTTTGAGTAGCGCTTATACTTTTGTCTAATTCAATTCTCCCTtgctaattaaaaaaaatcacccCTTGCTTATTAAATAAAATCACTTTAAATTTCATACACTAGTAATAAGTTAATGTGCGGCCTCTCCAACGTATCtatcataaaataatattataaaataatactaaTGCACCTGTGTGATATAGTAGTGCATATGGTAGGCGTTTATGTCCAAGACAATCCCAAAGACCAGGGTTTCAATCTCCTTTTGATCAAAATTTCGCACAAGTTTATGtccaaaacaattaattaaaacaattaattattaatttattataaaaaattagacAGTGCCAACTTATGAAAGTTTCATCCCTAATAATACAGTATTAACTTATCTCTTGTTTAAGTATATAGTTTAAGTATATAGTGAATCTGTTTGCTTGAGTATATAGTATGTCAAGTTATATCTTACTAATACAACTCATATAAAAAACACTAGATATAAAAATTACCAAACAATAATGATGCtacattttcttatttaaattatttttattatctttAAACTATCCATTTTGTGATgttaaattcttcaaatgaagacaaaaaataaaataaaaacaagttcattcttttataaaagttattcaaaatttaaatttatttaaaaataatttaatttaaaaaaagacTTGACAGTTAAATACTCAACTCAATTTGAGCCCACCAACATGTGC contains:
- the LOC131607983 gene encoding uncharacterized protein LOC131607983, with the translated sequence MELEIEEVELTSSRGSLRIPRNSSLDISNENLHYTSLKDIMCTPSRWSIYEGNVFDSNIAIRNELVKRAASVYLQSAALLATRNQNCIVAFWERVKGQASSWWRLVGGNTIRACLLPVFQFLNQIRRFHSLP